One window of the bacterium genome contains the following:
- a CDS encoding helix-turn-helix domain-containing protein: MLPFCHIVIQAQKPHQLCYPHNPKTLGEHIRKRRLDLRLTLKDVERLLDVSYRSVSDWEKGKFFPTIKVMPNVIEFLGYNPFGDCSALDNEEKIRMCRKLLGLNTKEAAKHLGVTSATISLWENGKVVPTKSNQKQLQSLFTSACHVGKP; encoded by the coding sequence GTGTTGCCATTTTGCCATATAGTCATTCAAGCTCAAAAACCGCATCAATTGTGCTATCCACACAATCCAAAGACACTTGGGGAGCACATAAGAAAACGGCGGTTGGATTTGAGATTGACCCTAAAAGACGTCGAAAGGCTGCTCGATGTATCATATCGCTCAGTATCAGATTGGGAGAAAGGCAAGTTCTTCCCAACAATAAAAGTGATGCCAAATGTAATTGAGTTCCTTGGTTATAACCCATTTGGCGACTGTTCTGCCTTGGATAACGAGGAGAAAATAAGGATGTGCCGAAAACTCCTGGGGCTTAATACAAAGGAAGCTGCAAAGCATTTAGGTGTTACCTCTGCGACTATTTCACTCTGGGAAAACGGCAAAGTCGTTCCTACAAAGAGTAACCAAAAACAGCTTCAAAGTCTGTTTACTTCCGCTTGTCACGTCGGAAAGCCTTGA
- a CDS encoding N-6 DNA methylase, with amino-acid sequence MNPFETYIRELYTAHATGANVAETSYYGALANLSNEIGKTLKPKVNCVINLRNQGAGLPDGGLFTPDQLRKNSDIDTVFDQIPSRGAIEVKGTSEDVLHISQTKQVKDYVERYGLVLVTNYRDFLLIQRGDNGIHTNLERCTIADSHEQFWREAAHPRSMAERYGEQFIEYLKRVMQRNAPLADPKDLAWFLASYARDAKARIESAKDMDALKSIRAALEEALGLQFKDEKGEHFFRSTLVQTLFYGLFSAWVLWCKQNKDNASARFDWRMAQWSLHVPMIRVLFEQISAPSKLGPLQLEDIMTWAGETLNRVDRAVFFDRFQEEHAVQYFYEPFLEAFDPELRKEMGVWYTPPEIIEYMVERVDTVLREELDIADGLADPSVYILDPCCGTGAYLVEVLKRIEKTLKSKRNDALIGHDIKKAATTRVFGFEILPAPFVIAHMQLGLFLQGLSAPLKEDGSERAGVYLTNALTGWEPPQEPKTQLLWPELEQERDAADEVKRDKPILVILGNPPYNAFAGTSPKEEQGLVEPYKEGLISEWGIKKFNMDDLYIRFFRLAERRIAEKTGKGIVCYISNYSYLSDASYVVMRQRFLNGFDSLWFDCMNGDSRETGKLTPDGKPDPSVFSTQYNREGIRLGTTIGLMVRKGAEVNNQAVRFRQFWGVTKRQDVKDSLANADLNAYYQLAEPKPENRYSFRPGVVASHYRAWPSMPAFAGKSAFVGLEECRGGALIDIDKDRLADRMRDYYDPSVDWNSLAAYETKLTISTRSFNAKSARQKLLSTESFSCEHIMPYLVRPFETRYCYYSAIPPLWNRPRPSLYEQCKRNNTFIISRSNVQSSPEGVPIFISSGLFDKQTISRNPGAFPVFIANSSCPSTTNMDLPGILSECKNSTANLSPQARTYLSSLGISNPDSDVQIAGLIWMHVLAIGYSPLYLSENADGIRQDWPRIPLPNSKNLLFASAELGTKIAALLDTEKDVPGVTSGSIMPELQSIAVLTASCGDSLNPDAGDLALTVGWGHSGKDGVTMPGKGKLESRGVCDKCGFGESTFDVYLNNKAYWKNIPARVWDYHIGGYQVIKKWLSYREFGLLKRPLKPEEALEVTNIARRIAAILLLETKLDANYNLVKDNTYPWPHNK; translated from the coding sequence ATGAATCCATTTGAGACCTATATTCGAGAACTCTACACAGCACACGCAACTGGTGCAAATGTTGCAGAGACTTCGTATTACGGCGCTCTTGCCAATCTCTCAAACGAAATCGGCAAGACACTCAAACCCAAGGTCAATTGTGTAATAAACTTGCGCAATCAGGGTGCAGGCTTGCCGGATGGCGGACTTTTTACACCCGATCAATTGCGCAAGAATTCAGACATAGATACTGTTTTTGATCAAATTCCTTCCCGCGGTGCAATCGAAGTAAAGGGCACATCAGAGGATGTGCTGCATATCTCACAGACCAAACAGGTCAAAGATTACGTGGAGCGTTATGGCCTTGTGTTGGTTACCAATTACAGAGATTTCCTGCTCATTCAGCGCGGCGATAACGGCATTCATACAAATCTTGAGCGCTGCACTATAGCTGATTCGCATGAGCAATTCTGGCGTGAAGCAGCTCATCCGCGGAGTATGGCAGAACGGTATGGCGAACAGTTCATAGAATATCTCAAGCGCGTCATGCAGCGCAATGCCCCTCTTGCCGACCCCAAAGACCTTGCATGGTTTCTTGCTTCATATGCTCGTGACGCCAAGGCGCGGATCGAATCAGCAAAAGACATGGATGCGCTTAAGTCAATTCGTGCTGCGTTGGAAGAGGCGCTAGGTCTTCAGTTCAAGGATGAAAAGGGTGAGCATTTCTTCCGTTCGACCCTGGTTCAGACACTCTTTTATGGCCTCTTTTCTGCATGGGTGCTGTGGTGCAAACAAAACAAAGATAACGCGTCCGCCCGATTTGACTGGCGTATGGCTCAGTGGTCACTGCATGTCCCAATGATCCGGGTACTTTTTGAGCAGATATCCGCACCGTCAAAGCTCGGGCCGCTTCAATTGGAAGACATCATGACCTGGGCGGGTGAGACACTTAACCGTGTTGACCGTGCCGTATTTTTTGATCGTTTCCAGGAGGAGCATGCTGTTCAATATTTCTATGAGCCGTTCCTTGAGGCATTCGATCCCGAACTCCGTAAAGAAATGGGCGTATGGTATACCCCTCCTGAAATCATTGAATATATGGTTGAGCGAGTCGATACCGTTCTCCGCGAGGAGTTGGATATTGCCGACGGCCTTGCCGATCCGAGTGTCTATATACTCGACCCCTGCTGCGGCACAGGTGCATATCTGGTGGAAGTCCTCAAGCGCATAGAAAAGACTCTTAAAAGTAAGCGCAATGATGCCCTGATAGGCCACGATATAAAGAAAGCCGCTACCACCCGTGTTTTTGGTTTCGAGATTCTCCCCGCGCCGTTTGTTATTGCGCACATGCAGCTTGGCTTGTTTTTGCAAGGCTTGTCCGCACCGCTCAAAGAAGATGGTTCCGAGCGTGCCGGGGTATATCTCACCAATGCCCTCACTGGTTGGGAACCTCCACAGGAACCCAAGACCCAACTGCTTTGGCCAGAACTCGAACAGGAGCGTGACGCCGCTGATGAGGTTAAACGTGATAAGCCAATTTTAGTGATTCTGGGGAATCCGCCGTATAACGCATTTGCGGGCACAAGTCCGAAAGAGGAGCAGGGTCTTGTCGAGCCGTACAAGGAGGGTCTGATCTCTGAGTGGGGCATTAAAAAGTTCAATATGGATGACTTGTATATCCGTTTCTTCCGCTTGGCCGAAAGGAGAATTGCGGAGAAAACCGGAAAAGGGATAGTCTGCTACATATCAAATTACTCTTATCTGAGTGATGCATCATACGTGGTTATGCGTCAGCGCTTTCTCAATGGATTTGATTCATTATGGTTTGATTGTATGAACGGTGATAGTCGGGAGACCGGAAAGCTGACCCCTGATGGCAAACCGGACCCAAGCGTTTTTTCTACGCAGTATAATCGCGAAGGCATACGCTTAGGTACCACTATTGGTTTGATGGTCCGCAAAGGTGCAGAAGTTAATAATCAGGCTGTCCGATTTCGGCAGTTTTGGGGAGTTACCAAACGCCAAGATGTCAAAGACAGCCTTGCAAATGCAGACCTTAATGCATACTACCAATTAGCCGAGCCTAAGCCCGAAAACAGATATTCATTCAGGCCGGGGGTTGTGGCGTCGCATTATCGAGCGTGGCCAAGCATGCCTGCTTTTGCAGGTAAATCTGCTTTTGTTGGTCTTGAGGAATGTCGCGGCGGTGCATTGATTGATATTGACAAGGATCGACTGGCTGATAGAATGCGTGACTACTATGATCCAAGTGTTGACTGGAATTCACTCGCTGCCTATGAGACTAAATTGACTATAAGTACACGCTCATTCAATGCAAAGTCTGCAAGGCAAAAGCTACTAAGCACCGAGAGCTTTTCATGCGAACATATTATGCCTTATCTTGTCCGTCCATTCGAGACAAGATATTGCTATTACTCAGCTATTCCTCCACTTTGGAACAGGCCTCGCCCTTCACTATATGAACAGTGCAAGCGAAACAACACTTTTATAATAAGCCGATCTAATGTTCAATCATCACCTGAAGGCGTGCCGATATTTATATCGTCTGGTCTATTCGATAAGCAAACCATTAGCCGCAATCCAGGAGCTTTCCCTGTTTTTATTGCTAATTCTTCTTGCCCATCAACCACAAATATGGATCTTCCTGGAATTTTGTCAGAATGTAAAAATTCAACTGCAAACCTTTCGCCACAAGCGCGTACTTATCTCAGTAGCCTCGGCATCTCCAATCCCGATTCGGATGTTCAAATTGCCGGTTTGATTTGGATGCATGTTCTTGCCATAGGTTACTCGCCTCTGTATCTCAGCGAGAATGCAGACGGCATCCGTCAGGACTGGCCGCGTATACCTCTGCCAAACTCAAAAAACTTGCTTTTCGCCTCAGCCGAACTCGGCACAAAGATTGCCGCACTGCTGGATACTGAAAAGGATGTTCCAGGCGTAACTTCCGGTTCGATCATGCCCGAGCTTCAAAGTATAGCCGTGCTTACGGCGTCCTGTGGAGATTCTCTGAACCCGGACGCCGGAGACTTGGCTCTTACGGTAGGTTGGGGGCACTCTGGCAAAGACGGAGTGACTATGCCCGGCAAAGGCAAGCTCGAATCTAGGGGAGTCTGCGATAAATGCGGTTTCGGCGAGTCTACTTTTGATGTCTATCTCAACAATAAGGCATACTGGAAAAACATTCCCGCCAGGGTCTGGGACTATCATATCGGCGGATATCAAGTCATCAAAAAATGGCTCAGCTATCGCGAGTTCGGCTTGCTCAAACGCCCTCTAAAGCCCGAAGAAGCGCTGGAAGTGACCAACATAGCCCGCCGCATAGCTGCCATACTTCTCTTGGAAACCAAGCTGGATGCCAATTACAATCTTGTCAAAGACAATACCTATCCCTGGCCGCATAACAAATAG
- a CDS encoding RHS repeat-associated core domain-containing protein: MMTKWQKTGETTVEYGYDGYGMRVRKTPSGGTPTDYLLDVSEVVEEISTTNVTSYARPWLPIKISGTAYMVFYADCLGSTRIIANANSIVQMAAAYDAFGNPINGIAESFGFAGQYRYSLDSINIYYLKARYYNPEVGRFTSRDPLGYRGGINLYEYAGNNPVMRIDPTGLVKWWVPFVPAWIMTLIDSPCFANAIGTGQGWRDGHNNNMAHCTLTCELARCPGLSYGDSQILEGLFEELQWLFGPFNNPWWDAAAFYDAVGDGLGSYGDPCKSCTDLCQQAWGDGMLDYTPAN, from the coding sequence ATGATGACCAAGTGGCAGAAGACTGGCGAGACAACTGTTGAGTATGGATATGATGGATATGGGATGCGAGTGAGGAAAACACCTAGTGGTGGTACACCGACTGATTATTTACTGGATGTTAGTGAAGTTGTCGAAGAGATATCGACAACAAATGTGACTTCGTACGCAAGACCATGGTTACCTATTAAGATTTCAGGGACAGCCTATATGGTTTTCTATGCTGATTGCCTTGGTAGCACACGGATTATTGCAAATGCAAACTCGATTGTTCAAATGGCGGCTGCATATGATGCATTCGGCAATCCGATTAATGGCATTGCGGAAAGTTTTGGTTTTGCGGGACAGTACCGCTATAGCTTGGATTCGATCAACATATATTACCTGAAAGCAAGATATTATAACCCAGAGGTTGGCCGATTCACAAGTAGAGACCCATTAGGTTATAGGGGTGGAATAAACCTCTATGAATATGCTGGAAACAATCCAGTTATGCGCATTGATCCAACTGGACTTGTGAAGTGGTGGGTACCTTTTGTACCGGCGTGGATAATGACCTTGATTGATTCACCGTGTTTTGCAAATGCAATTGGTACAGGGCAAGGGTGGAGAGATGGCCATAACAATAATATGGCTCATTGCACTCTGACTTGTGAATTGGCAAGGTGTCCTGGATTATCATATGGTGATTCTCAAATACTGGAAGGACTATTCGAGGAATTACAATGGCTATTTGGTCCTTTTAATAATCCGTGGTGGGATGCTGCAGCTTTTTATGATGCTGTTGGTGATGGATTAGGTAGTTATGGCGATCCTTGTAAATCATGCACGGATCTTTGCCAGCAAGCTTGGGGTGATGGGATGTTGGACTATACGCCTGCGAACTAA
- a CDS encoding tetratricopeptide repeat protein — MNLRSLVFVLIVSCAFILQSAGSLLAVDEKITPTNNRVIDREDKEFNNAMRVWYQHRYEEGANLLQKFVQDYPDSRWAAEAVMHIGCLCVYQKKYDEAKTIFNNLLAEHPNDEIGVKCNLRLGNIAEATADYSEAVNMYNAALRCPMTWDQYKYLNEKLKYSVSEKETRLMRINCGSVALAACLEAMGKDNEAAKAKAFVPDPEGDSFYKLQYESASLGVDAKAVEMTIDQLKQAKLPVIGHVNTNHFIAVLSIKNGMVRVKDSIKGEYLISLSDLSVKWTGKALTFDTSSDLQSLDLATSLETLGGCCGVPSGRGGCATCPGGASQGGSSDGGSSACGPSGCGEIVSRGRPTHDVWLLQQVIKVTDTPIWYNPGRGPSPSFTINYDNDYSSSGIFGSGSKSIFDSKVYFLPSSNGVSTKLSASITSSSPANNGSLSVMSISGFPTSGAVVVTDGTNAEVIKYTSTSENSFNNITRGANPISVDMNSQDQSVYYSINDLQVHREDTRELDYQWNTSSLKYVTSSGIYGELIDVDMRQPMDDTIMGRIVVITLRNGTKYYYLSANEPITTQQGRLQIIEDPIGPPVTTLGSSISTSQPIDGGSIALTSASQLASKGAIMITNSSDESEIITYTAISGNSIMNITRGAQGTSKIAAVATDPVTRLLRLTMNYNQSTGVIESITDANGQDTIIGTQGQDSSERVTSITLPDDPQSPTQATFTYSPEGFLIESTDAAGVTSRIDPYGVVHGTNARTTLSDAISAQSPSSGGNLQVASTEGLPYTGWVKIGGVFGEVVKYNSIDYQANTLNQITRINPSAHVAGTYVEYAIPSIGAIETPSMKTFFAYHTMGWNDYGATPGTELWATYERGPGESWPDIYSSDDKPTWGYAINSELEEWLYHYPTTYDINAQVWTGGIAKQYWFNSSGGSSGYNFVASMTDAEGNSVGYTYDEHQNRTATAGTGDGSTYEFDDHRIVSKYDTRGNKWVNTYDPNTKDLTEVKCYDSNTLSLLKYVHKMDYSYGLVTKTEITDPDNPTMTLPQSETSYLFDRKPAYTDTYIMHNTLATAPISTEIYLNDVSGFPTSGLVRVGTEIIAYSNKDATYNKLTGLTRAVLNSTTYNASVDDRVSAFNRQAFHYDETYNQETENRGFLTSIEQLTVDSTGSIDSIFTRYRYDGKGRRVKVIDANDNETDYEYDDLDRVTQVTNPDSTTKKTEYTCCHKIWEEDENGHRVYYVYDAKGRLVKEVQSGASTILLYPIDDTQTNVTVNDGSVLSSSGAVVIDNEIVEYSSNVNNILTVSQRGAQNSIAASHDSANAVGKVSAAVSYVYDPIIQNRKTGLIDPENHETTYDYYVNNKLKKINYPDGTWEQYTYDGSGNMIRKLSSSGIVINYTYDSDGKLHKESSM; from the coding sequence ATGAATCTCAGGTCATTGGTTTTTGTGCTTATTGTATCATGTGCATTTATTTTGCAGTCTGCTGGCTCTTTGTTGGCAGTGGATGAAAAGATCACTCCCACAAACAATAGGGTCATTGACAGGGAAGACAAAGAGTTCAATAACGCTATGCGGGTGTGGTATCAGCATCGTTATGAAGAAGGCGCAAATCTCCTCCAGAAGTTTGTGCAGGACTACCCGGACAGCCGCTGGGCTGCCGAAGCAGTGATGCACATCGGTTGTCTGTGCGTATATCAAAAAAAATACGATGAGGCAAAAACGATTTTCAATAACTTGCTTGCAGAGCATCCAAATGATGAGATCGGAGTCAAGTGCAATCTGCGGCTCGGTAATATTGCCGAGGCAACGGCCGATTACAGCGAAGCTGTCAATATGTATAATGCTGCTTTGCGTTGCCCAATGACTTGGGATCAATACAAATATCTTAATGAAAAACTCAAATATTCTGTTAGCGAAAAAGAGACCAGACTAATGCGGATCAATTGCGGGTCTGTGGCCCTGGCCGCATGCTTGGAAGCAATGGGTAAAGATAATGAAGCTGCAAAGGCAAAAGCTTTCGTTCCTGACCCGGAGGGTGATTCATTTTATAAGCTGCAATATGAATCGGCGTCGCTTGGAGTTGATGCCAAAGCTGTTGAGATGACAATAGACCAGCTCAAACAGGCAAAGCTGCCTGTAATAGGCCATGTAAATACAAATCACTTTATTGCCGTGCTAAGCATAAAAAATGGCATGGTTCGAGTTAAGGATTCTATAAAGGGCGAATATCTTATTTCGCTGTCTGATCTTAGTGTCAAATGGACAGGTAAGGCTCTCACATTCGATACATCGTCTGACCTACAGTCCCTTGACCTGGCAACATCACTTGAAACACTGGGAGGCTGCTGTGGTGTTCCAAGTGGCAGAGGTGGTTGTGCTACCTGTCCAGGTGGCGCAAGCCAGGGTGGTAGTAGTGATGGTGGTAGTAGCGCTTGCGGTCCTTCGGGCTGTGGTGAAATTGTCTCGAGGGGTAGACCTACCCATGATGTCTGGCTGCTTCAGCAGGTGATAAAAGTAACTGATACACCGATATGGTATAATCCGGGGCGCGGCCCATCGCCGAGCTTTACGATAAATTATGACAACGACTATTCAAGCTCGGGCATCTTCGGCAGCGGCAGCAAAAGCATATTTGATTCAAAAGTATACTTTTTGCCAAGCTCAAATGGAGTAAGCACAAAGCTTTCAGCTTCAATCACTTCTTCATCACCTGCCAATAATGGTAGTCTGAGTGTTATGTCGATCTCCGGCTTTCCGACGAGCGGAGCTGTGGTTGTGACTGACGGCACTAACGCCGAGGTAATTAAATACACCTCAACATCAGAAAACTCTTTCAACAATATCACTCGCGGTGCAAATCCTATAAGCGTTGATATGAATAGCCAAGATCAGAGTGTCTATTATTCTATAAACGATTTGCAGGTACATCGTGAAGATACAAGAGAACTGGATTATCAGTGGAATACATCCAGCCTTAAGTATGTCACCAGTTCAGGTATCTATGGCGAGCTTATAGATGTTGATATGAGACAGCCCATGGATGATACAATCATGGGCAGAATTGTTGTTATTACACTAAGGAACGGAACCAAATACTATTATCTGTCTGCCAACGAGCCGATAACCACTCAGCAGGGGCGACTACAGATCATTGAGGATCCTATCGGGCCGCCTGTGACAACCCTTGGTTCAAGTATCAGTACATCGCAGCCGATAGATGGTGGTTCGATAGCTCTGACAAGCGCATCTCAACTTGCATCCAAGGGTGCAATAATGATTACAAACAGCTCCGACGAAAGTGAGATAATCACATACACGGCAATATCCGGCAATTCGATTATGAATATTACAAGAGGCGCTCAGGGTACGAGCAAGATAGCTGCAGTTGCAACTGATCCTGTAACACGACTTCTTCGCCTGACTATGAATTACAATCAAAGCACTGGTGTAATTGAATCCATTACGGATGCCAACGGTCAAGACACTATCATAGGGACCCAAGGGCAAGACAGCAGTGAGCGAGTGACAAGCATTACACTTCCGGATGATCCTCAGAGTCCCACCCAGGCTACTTTTACATATAGTCCTGAAGGTTTTTTGATAGAAAGCACAGATGCTGCAGGCGTTACATCAAGAATTGATCCTTATGGCGTGGTACATGGCACAAACGCCAGAACAACACTATCAGACGCAATATCGGCGCAAAGCCCAAGCAGTGGGGGGAATTTACAGGTTGCATCTACCGAGGGACTTCCATACACCGGCTGGGTCAAGATCGGCGGAGTTTTCGGTGAGGTCGTGAAATATAATAGCATTGATTATCAAGCGAATACACTTAATCAAATTACGAGAATAAATCCGAGTGCACATGTTGCTGGGACATATGTTGAATATGCTATACCGTCCATCGGTGCGATCGAGACACCATCTATGAAGACATTCTTTGCATATCATACTATGGGATGGAATGACTACGGTGCTACTCCGGGCACAGAACTCTGGGCTACCTATGAACGTGGCCCTGGTGAGAGTTGGCCTGACATTTATAGTTCAGATGATAAGCCGACCTGGGGATACGCAATCAATAGTGAGCTGGAAGAATGGCTGTATCATTATCCGACTACTTATGATATCAACGCACAGGTGTGGACCGGTGGAATTGCCAAACAATACTGGTTTAATAGCTCTGGTGGAAGTAGCGGGTATAATTTTGTCGCCTCAATGACAGATGCAGAAGGAAATTCAGTTGGATACACCTATGATGAACACCAAAACAGGACTGCAACAGCCGGAACTGGAGATGGTTCTACATACGAGTTTGATGATCATAGAATAGTGTCGAAATACGACACACGGGGTAACAAGTGGGTCAATACATATGATCCCAACACGAAGGACCTCACTGAAGTCAAATGTTACGACAGCAACACTTTGAGTCTTCTCAAGTATGTGCATAAAATGGACTATTCTTATGGCCTTGTTACCAAAACGGAGATTACAGATCCTGACAATCCGACAATGACGCTGCCTCAGAGCGAGACTTCCTATTTGTTCGACAGAAAGCCCGCATATACAGATACATACATTATGCATAACACTCTTGCCACTGCACCGATCAGCACTGAGATATACCTAAATGATGTGTCAGGCTTTCCAACAAGCGGATTGGTTCGCGTCGGCACAGAAATCATTGCCTATAGCAACAAGGATGCGACCTACAATAAGCTTACTGGTCTGACACGAGCGGTTCTGAACTCGACAACATATAATGCCAGCGTTGATGACCGCGTTTCTGCATTCAACCGCCAGGCTTTTCACTATGATGAAACATATAACCAGGAAACGGAGAATCGAGGTTTCTTAACCTCGATAGAGCAGTTAACCGTTGATTCTACCGGCTCCATAGATTCAATATTTACTCGCTACAGATACGATGGGAAAGGGCGTCGGGTAAAGGTTATAGATGCTAATGACAATGAAACCGACTATGAATATGATGATCTCGACCGGGTTACCCAAGTAACCAATCCTGACAGCACGACGAAGAAAACAGAATACACATGTTGCCATAAAATATGGGAAGAAGATGAGAATGGACATCGAGTATATTATGTCTATGATGCAAAAGGACGTCTAGTAAAAGAAGTGCAGTCAGGCGCATCAACTATTCTGCTATATCCCATAGATGATACACAGACGAATGTTACTGTAAACGATGGAAGCGTTCTGTCCAGCAGTGGAGCTGTTGTGATAGATAATGAGATTGTTGAGTATTCCAGTAATGTTAACAATATCCTTACTGTAAGCCAAAGAGGTGCTCAGAACTCAATTGCTGCCAGCCATGACTCGGCAAACGCGGTCGGAAAAGTTTCTGCAGCTGTATCATATGTATACGATCCAATCATACAAAATCGAAAAACAGGGCTCATAGATCCCGAAAACCATGAGACTACATACGACTACTACGTTAATAACAAGCTCAAGAAAATCAATTATCCCGATGGTACTTGGGAGCAGTATACATATGACGGCTCAGGAAACATGATTCGTAAGCTCTCAAGTAGTGGTATTGTCATTAATTACACCTATGATTCTGATGGGAAACTGCATAAGGAATCATCTATGTGA